The nucleotide window TGGTAGAAGAACGGGAAGCACGTTTCAGAGGACGGATTGCTTCGCTACGCTCGCAATGACTGCTAGGGCATTAGCACATCAGCACATTCAACTCACATTAGCACATTAGAAACCCTACTTCTTCGTCACGGTGAACTCCACACGGCGGTTGAGCTTGCGGGATTCCTCCTGCTCGTTGCTGGCAATGGGCTGCGTATCACCGTAGCCCTGCGCCGTGATGCGGGAGCCGTTGATACCTTTGGATATCAGGTATTTCCGCACTTCGTTTACGCGGTCCAGGCTGAGCTTGAGGTTCAACGCCGGGTCGCCCTGGTTGTCGGTGTGGCCTTCCAGCTTAATTTCTACCGTTGGGTACGCCTTCAGAATTTTGATCAGGCGCTGCAGCTCGGGGTAGGAATTTTCGCGCAGGTAGTACTTGCTTTGCGCAAAGAAGATGTTGTTCAGCTTGATTTTCTGACCAACGGCGAAGGGCACCAGAAACAGATCCTGCGTGACTTCGGAGTACTTCTCGCGGTCCGTCACGTCCAGGTTGGCGCTTTCGGAGAGGTAGTCGCGGGCCTCGGCGCGGTACCCATACTGCACGCCCGAGGGCAGCACAATGGTGTAGGAGCCGTCTACGGGGTTGGTTTCCGTCACGCCCAGTTCTTCGCCCGTCAGCAGGTTTTCGTAGTGAATGACAGAGGAAATCGGCTTCTGAGTGGCGGCATCCAGCACCTTGCCGCGCACCAGCGTCACGGCTTCAGGCTTGAACTGCGGGGTAAGGCCAATGCTGAAAATGTCGCGCGACCCGTCAATGCCATTGCGCGACGACACCAGAAATGCCTCGTCGCCGGCCGCCGACAGCGTAAAGTAGCCGTCGAAGTCCGAGGAATTGATGCTGGGGCCCATGTTGCGCGGGGTGCTCCAGTTGGTCCAGGAGTTGTCGAGGCGCTTGCTGTAGAAAATGTCGCTCTTGCCGTAGCCGCCCCGGCCTTCGGAGGCGAAATACAAGGTTTTGCCGTCGGCGGCCAGGAAGGGCGCAAACTCAGCTTTCTTGGTATTGATGGTGGGGCCTACGTTCAGCGGGCGGGTCCAGGACTTGCCATCTGCCTTTAGAAAGCTCACGTAGATATCCTGCTCACCCTGCCCATCCTTGCGGTCTACGGCCATTAGCAGCACCTTGCCCGAGGTACCCAGGTAATAGTCTACGTGCTCATTGTCATCGTTGTAAAAATCTTCGATGTCAATTTTTTCGGGCTTGGTCCAGCCGGTTTTCGTGCGCTTGGTCAGGCTGGCGCCCTTGGGATTCAGCGTGCCGTCGGGGTTGTACACGTTAATGAGCAGGGCCACGTTGCCGTCTGATGACACCGAGGCTAGCCCGTTGGGGCCGGTAGTATTGATGGGGCTGCTGATGTTCTTGGCTTCGCTCCAGATTTTCTTATCCCCGGTGGTTTTAGTGAGCGTGCTATACCATACATCCTGGGCATCGTTGCTGCCGCCGGTGTTCTGGGGGTGGTCCTGGCGGGCAAAGAACAGCGTGCGGCCATCGGGCGAAATCACCGGGTGCGTATCCACGTACTTGGAGTTCACCTTGGGCCCCAAGCTCACCATGCTGGAGTCGATGCCCACGGCCTTGGGGTCCTGCTTGAACTCCTGCTTCACCATCAGCTCGGCCACGTCGGCAATGCCGATGGCGTCAATCTGGTTTACTCCGTTCACAGCCTTGGTGTTCATCGTCACGCCTACCCCAATCGTGCGGTAGTTGCTGGGCGCAAACGTAACGGTAAGCGTACGGAAGGCTTCCGGGATGGGGCCGGGGTTGCGGTTTTCGTACACCTGGTGCTTGCCGCCGCGGGTATCAATCAGCTCGATCTTGATGACGGAGCCAGGGTTGAAGTTTTCAATAACCGTCACCTGTCTGGCTATCAGGGAGCGGCCGAACTTCACTTCAATGTACTCCGCCGAGCCTTCTTTCTTTGGAATCCAGGCTTCGTTGCTGATTTGGCCTAGGGGCAGGGCATCTGGCTCACCCAGCACCTTTTCCGGCGAAAATGCTTCTTTGCCCTCAGCTTTCTGCGAAGATACGTCCACAATTTTGTTGGCCCACACGGCATGCTGGGCCTGCACCGAAGCCGTGCCTACAGCCCACGCCGCTATAAAAGCCAAAGAGTATTTCAGATGCCGCATACACGGAACAGAAAAAGGTAAGGCCAAGGACGAAATTTTTCGCTTGGCAAGATAAAGCAGCAGCAGGGGTTGTATGTTGCAAGACGTAGAGCCTCGGCCAGATGTTGCGCGGGGCGGAATTTCTCCCCCGCTAACCCTACCGGCCTCTTCCTACGCCATTTACATATCCGAATTATTCTATTCAGTACCCGGCGCTACCCAAAGGTAAGCTAGTTATAGAAAAAAAGTGCCAGAACCAACTTCCGGGTCGAAGCTGACTCTGGCATCGTTTTCAGCCAACGAACTGGCTTAGGGCTGCAGCGTGAACGTGCGCGTAACGGAGTTGAACGGACCGGGAATCAGGGTACCGCTGGCATCCACCAGCTCCAGCTTGATGGTATTCTGCCCCATTGGCAGGCCTTCCATCATATAAGGAGCCCACTGCTGCAGCATGAACTCGGTACCGTTGATGGTAGCCCGAACGTGGTTGCCTTCCGGCGACAACGTGGTGTTCACCAGGTAGAAATCCAGCATCACCTTCTGCACGTCGTTGCCCGAGTACGTGTCCTTGGGGCGGCTGTAGAACAGGTGCGGCGCTTTTAGGTCTACCTGAAGCGGCGGCTGGGTTACCTTACCCACGCTCACCACGCGCAGGTCGTAGGCACCGCGGTGCTTGAGGCTCTCGTGGTAGGAGCGCGACAGGAACGACAGTATCACGTGCTGACCGTCGGCAATAGGCTTGGTGAACTCCGTGGTGTAGTGGGCCGTGTAGGGCTCGTTGTCCACGATGTTGTGGATGTGCTGACCTTTCTCCGAGTTGGCCATTTCGTGGGCATGCATGCCACCGGTCATCTTGGTGAGCTGAAAGTTGCTCAGGTCGTAATCGAAGGCCACGGCACCAGTGGGAACCGTAGAGCCCGCCAGCGGCGACTTGAGCTGCATCTGGGCCTCAGGGTACTTCGGCGAGTCGGTGAAGGGCGTCAGGCGGATGCCGTTCTTTTCCATGTTTTCCCCAACAGGCGTATTCACCTGTTCGGCCGTGGCGGCGCTGTTGTCGCTCTGGCGGCGCGCCGAGTCACAGGCGCCAAGGCCCAGTAGCAGCGTGCCGGCAAGTAGTAAAGCAGGTCCTTTCATAAGGGGAAGTCGAGAGGTATGAAGCAAAAAGGTAGTTGAGAACAAAGGGACTTTTCCGGCAACCGGCCGGTTTAAGGATGCGCTTTTTTTAAGTACCTTGCGCAATACGTAAGGTTTGCCCCAAAAGTATATTGATTTTTCACTATGGAGGAAAAATTGCTGGAAGAAATTCCATCCCTCGACCTCGCCGACTTTCGTTCCGGCGACCCTGAGCGCAAAGCCCGCTTTGTACAGCAGCTGGGCGAAGCCTACCAGAACATTGGCTTCGTGGCGCTCAAAAACCATGGCCTCTCCGACGAGCAGACCACCAAACTCTACACCGACGTGAAGGCCTTCTTCAGCCTGCCCGACGACGTGAAGCAGCAGTACGAAAAGCCAGAGCTGGCTGGTCAGCGCGGCTACGTGAGCAAAGGCAAGGAGCACGCCAAGGGCCGCAACACCGGCGACCTGAAGGAGTTCTACCACGTGGGGCAGGAAGTTGACGACCAGAACGACCCCATCAAGGCCGAATACCCCGACAACATCTGGCCCCAGGAAGTAAACAGCTTCCAGGACACCTCACTGGTGACATACAAAACGCTGGAGGCGGCCGGCAAAGACGTGCTGCGCGCCATTGCCCTGTACCTGCACCTGCCCGAGAACTACTTCGACGACAAGGTGCGCAATGGCAACAGCATCCTGCGCCCCATCCATTACTACCCCATCGAGAATCCGGACTCCGTACCCGCCGATGCTGTGCGGGCCGCCGAGCATGGTGACATCAACCTGATTACGCTGCTGATGGGTGCCTCCGCCGACGGCCTGCAGGTGAAGCGCCGCGACGGTAAGTGGATTCCTATCACGGCCCTGCCCGACCAGATTGTGGTGAACGTGGGCGACATGCTGCAGCGCCTGACCAACGGCGTGCTCAAGAGCACCATTCACCGCGTGGTAAATCCGGCGCGGGAAAAGATGAACACCTCCCGCTACAGCATTCCGTTCTTTATGCACCCGCGCTCCGAAATGAGCCTGGCGGCGCTGGAAAGCTGCGTATCGGCCGAAAACCCCAAAAAGGAAGCCGATATTACCGCTGGCGAGTTCCTGAATGAGCGCCTGATTGAGCTGGGCCTGAAGAAAAAGTAGGCGGCCGTCTGGTCCCTATTTTTGTACCGGTTGAGGATGAATTTCTGTTTGCTACAAGGCAGAACTTTATCCTCAACCGGTTTTATTTTGCTAGGTTGCCCTCCCCTGCTCATGCATTCCTGACAGCCCGCTCTGATTTGTGGAAACGGAAGAACGCATCCTTACGCCTCCAGCCCGTGGCAAACGGACCCGCCGGGTGCGCGGCATCATCTTTCTGCGGGATGTAGCACAGCTGGGCTTCACGGCTTTCGGCGGCCCGCAGGCGCACACGGCCATGATGCTGCGCCTGCTGGTTGATAAACGCCGCTACCTCACGTCCGCCGAGTTGCTGGAGCTGATGGCTTTGTGCCAGGTGCTGCCGGGTCCTACGTCCACCCAGACTATTACGGCCATTGGCTTCCGGCTGGGCGGCCCCAACCTGGCTTACCTCACGCTGCTGATCTGGATGCTGCCGGCCGTGTGCCTGATGACGGCGGCGGGTCTTTCCATGAGCTACCTCGATAAGGACATGGTAGCACGCTTAGTGCGGTTTGTGCAGCCCGTGGCGGTGGGCTTTGTGGCGTATTCTGCCTATAAAATTGCGGAGAAGGTGGTGCACACCAAAACGTCGGTGGCCTTGCTCGTGACGTCGGCGCTGGTGGCGTACTTTTTCCAGCTGCCGTGGGTGCTGCCGCTGCTGCTGCTGGGCGGCGGGCTGGTTACGACCTTCCGCTACCGCAAGATGCCCCGCATCGAGCACAAGGAGCCCCTGCACATCGAGTGGTCCAACTTCGTCCTGTGGCTGGGCGTGTTTCTGAGTGCGGCTCTGCTGGGCCACTACACGCGCCTACTGCCGGTGCGCCTGTTCGAGAACTTTTACCGCAACGGGTCCCTCGTATTCGGAGGCGGGCAGGTACTAGCGCCACTGCTCTACGCCGAGTTTGTGGAGTTCAAAGAGTACTTGTCGGGGCCGGAGTTTCTGTCGGGCTACGGTCTCACACAGGCGCTACCGGGGCCCAACTTCGCGTTTGCCTCCTACATTGGGGCGCTGGCTATGCGTGAGTATGGCGTGGGCGGACAGGTA belongs to Hymenobacter sp. J193 and includes:
- a CDS encoding OmpA family protein, coding for MRHLKYSLAFIAAWAVGTASVQAQHAVWANKIVDVSSQKAEGKEAFSPEKVLGEPDALPLGQISNEAWIPKKEGSAEYIEVKFGRSLIARQVTVIENFNPGSVIKIELIDTRGGKHQVYENRNPGPIPEAFRTLTVTFAPSNYRTIGVGVTMNTKAVNGVNQIDAIGIADVAELMVKQEFKQDPKAVGIDSSMVSLGPKVNSKYVDTHPVISPDGRTLFFARQDHPQNTGGSNDAQDVWYSTLTKTTGDKKIWSEAKNISSPINTTGPNGLASVSSDGNVALLINVYNPDGTLNPKGASLTKRTKTGWTKPEKIDIEDFYNDDNEHVDYYLGTSGKVLLMAVDRKDGQGEQDIYVSFLKADGKSWTRPLNVGPTINTKKAEFAPFLAADGKTLYFASEGRGGYGKSDIFYSKRLDNSWTNWSTPRNMGPSINSSDFDGYFTLSAAGDEAFLVSSRNGIDGSRDIFSIGLTPQFKPEAVTLVRGKVLDAATQKPISSVIHYENLLTGEELGVTETNPVDGSYTIVLPSGVQYGYRAEARDYLSESANLDVTDREKYSEVTQDLFLVPFAVGQKIKLNNIFFAQSKYYLRENSYPELQRLIKILKAYPTVEIKLEGHTDNQGDPALNLKLSLDRVNEVRKYLISKGINGSRITAQGYGDTQPIASNEQEESRKLNRRVEFTVTKK
- a CDS encoding isopenicillin N synthase family oxygenase translates to MEEKLLEEIPSLDLADFRSGDPERKARFVQQLGEAYQNIGFVALKNHGLSDEQTTKLYTDVKAFFSLPDDVKQQYEKPELAGQRGYVSKGKEHAKGRNTGDLKEFYHVGQEVDDQNDPIKAEYPDNIWPQEVNSFQDTSLVTYKTLEAAGKDVLRAIALYLHLPENYFDDKVRNGNSILRPIHYYPIENPDSVPADAVRAAEHGDINLITLLMGASADGLQVKRRDGKWIPITALPDQIVVNVGDMLQRLTNGVLKSTIHRVVNPAREKMNTSRYSIPFFMHPRSEMSLAALESCVSAENPKKEADITAGEFLNERLIELGLKKK
- the chrA gene encoding chromate efflux transporter; this encodes METEERILTPPARGKRTRRVRGIIFLRDVAQLGFTAFGGPQAHTAMMLRLLVDKRRYLTSAELLELMALCQVLPGPTSTQTITAIGFRLGGPNLAYLTLLIWMLPAVCLMTAAGLSMSYLDKDMVARLVRFVQPVAVGFVAYSAYKIAEKVVHTKTSVALLVTSALVAYFFQLPWVLPLLLLGGGLVTTFRYRKMPRIEHKEPLHIEWSNFVLWLGVFLSAALLGHYTRLLPVRLFENFYRNGSLVFGGGQVLAPLLYAEFVEFKEYLSGPEFLSGYGLTQALPGPNFAFASYIGALAMREYGVGGQVLGALVGAVGIFMPGTLLIFFLIRFWDQLKQYRVVKASLEGINAVSAGLVVAASFLLYHPLPDTPINLALVAATFLLLLWEKIPSYLMVLAALLAGAIL